The following DNA comes from Legionella sp. PATHC032.
TAGCCGAATGGCAAAAAAAAGACGGTTTGGAGCGCATGGTAAAAAACCACATCATAAGCGGTCGAGAACAATTATTCAAAGCCTCCAATTCTTTTCGTGCCGCTGAATATTACTCCCCTCCTTCTACAGAGCATCACAGAAAATTGGGATTGAATTCAGCAGATTGCTTTTGCACAGCCATCTCAAGCATGGATATCCATTTTGAAAATCATTCCATTCCTTATAAAAACATTAATCTCCCCTGCTATTTTATCTCCCCTGCCAATGATGGAGAAAAACGAGATACCGTCATGATAGTCAGCGGCTTTGATGGGACACTAGAAGAAGAATTCCTCATGCGTGGCTTGGCTGCGGTAGAACGTGGCTACAATGTGATTCATTTCGCTGGCCCTGGCCAAATGGATGTCTTTCGAAAATATCCGGACACTTATTTTGAGCCTGATTTTGAGCAAGTGGTCAAGAGAATCATTAATTATTTTGAGTTCAGGCAAGAAATCAACATGGCCAAATTGACATTGATGGGCATTAGTTTTGGCGGCTATTTCGCAACTCGTGCCGCAAGTCATGAACCAAGAATTAAGGTTTTAATTGCCAACTCCCCTATTCTGGATTTACATGCTTATATGTGTTCCTTTGTAAAAATGGACCCTTGTGAAATGCCTGATTCAGAAGATTTTAGTATCGATGACTTACCCTCTATACCCAATGAAGTGATGTCTGCCCAACTCAAAGCCCAAACAGAACATTTAATCAGAAGATTTGGACAACCTACTTTTAAGGCAACATTCAATTATTTAAGAGCATTTACTGTAGGTGACTCATTAAATCATATTAAAATTCCTTGTCTTGCATTATTAGGCAGTGGTGAAGGAGGAGAGCCTGGAAAACAATTTGAACAGTTTTGCAAAATAACCAATTCTGAACACTATGAATTTAGTGATTTTGAGGGCGCTGGAAGTCATTGTCAGGTAGGCAACGTTTCTTATTCGAATGCTGTAGTTTATGATTGGTTAGATAATTTATAAATAATAGTGTGCCTCTGCTTATAAAGAGATAAGAAATAAAGCAACTGATTTATTCAAGCACTGTTGAACCAAAAGGAATTAAGTATCATGTCACCAGATGATTCAAAGAAAAAATCAAAAGGACACATTGTCTTGTCTTCTCACCCGGCACGTCATACGCAAGCCCCATTAAAAATCAAATGGGGTGAAAAAAATCCTAAAGACAGAGGGCCTGTTATTGCCTCTCTCACCAACATCAAAAATCGAAATGCCGTTGGAACTCACTCAGGGTCTTATTCTGTTTACAGGGCCTTGGCAGTAGCCGCTGGTCTGCTTGATCCCGAACACGTTCCTGACCTGACCGACACCATGCCCCCTGTTGATATAGGGCCTCATAAACAATGGAGTGAAGCAGGTAAAATTGTCTCTCTCGATCCCTGGGGACATCTTGTGGCTTCTGTTTTTTCCGAGGAAATAAAAGCAGGATATGACATCAGACCAACAATTGCAGTCACAAGAGCACATATTAATATTCCGGAATTGCATATTGCCATGCAAAAAGGCAGATTAAAACCTGATGGGAAAATTTTAAGTGAAACTGGGGATGTTGTGGTAACAAAGGCCGCGATTGAACCAGTGTGGTACTTGCCTGGAATTGCAGAGCGCTTCCAGGTTTCAGAAGCATTGCTAAGACGTACTCTTTTTGAACAAACAGCAGGAATGTTCCCTGAATTGGTAACCCGCAGTGATTTGGATGTTTTTTTACCACCGATTGGCGGCTTAACTGCTTATTTCTTTGGTGATGTGACCACAATTCATAATCCGGAAATCGAATTAACTTGCCGTATTCATGATGAATGTAATGGCTCTGATGTCTTTGGCTCCGACATATGCACCTGCAGACCTTATTTGGTTCATGGAATTGAGTTATCCATTGAATCGGCACAAAAAGGAGGAGCCGGTCTTATCGTTTATAATCGCAAAGAAGGAAGAGCGCTGGGGGAAGTCACTAAATTTCTCGTTTATAATGCCAGAAAAAGACAGAAAGGTGGGGACACTGCCGCCAAGTACTTTGAAAGAACCGAATGCGTTGCCGGTGTTCAGGATATGCGTTTCCAGGAATTAATGTCCGATATTCTTCATTGGCTGGGGATCACTAAAATTCATCGCTTCGTTTCAATGTCCAATATGAAATACGATGCCTTGCTCAAATCCGGAATTAATGTCATTGAACGGGTAAAAATACCAGATGAACTGATTCCCCCAGATGCCCGGGTAGAAATAGATGCCAAGCGTGCAGCAGGATATTACTCACCAGAAGGAATTATTGATATCAACGAATTGGCCAAATCCAAAGGACGAGCCCTTCATGAATAATCAAGAGCAACAAATACAAAATGTTCTGAATATGCTTCGTGATCCTCACACCATCCGTGCACAGTCACATCGTATTTTAAATTTGGCGAAACAGAATCAATTAAAACATTTTTCCCTGAATCCAGAAAAAATGACAACGACAGCATCGTATATCGTAGACATTATTACCAGCCGTTACCCTGAACTCGATATTCCATATCACAGCCGCTGGCGTCATTTTGAAATGGATGGTCTTGCTCGAGTTAATAAGCTGCGCAAACAACTTGAGCCAATCTCCCCCTCAACATGGGGAAAAATACTCTATGAACTGGTCATCATCAGTGTTTTTCTGGATGCAGGGGCAGGACCGCTTTGGCGCTATAAAGAAGCCATCACAGAAAAGGAACACAGTCGCTCTGAGGGATTAGCACTGGCCAGTTTATATCTTTATGAAAGCGGAGCATTTAGTGCTGACCCCAACAACCCTTTCCGCGTGGACGCCGAGCGTCTGCTTGACTTTAAAGAAACAGATCTCATAAAAGGTTTTCAGGTCACCCCAACCAATTTGCTTGAAGGAATACCCGGACGAGTATCCTTGCTTAATCGTCTTGGAGAAATTATTCATCGTAAGAGACACTATTTTAATCACCAGGGGCGCCTTGGTGAGTTTTATACTTATGTTGGATCCTTGCAAAACAACAACATACTGTCTGCTACCCAATTATTTCAGGCCGTCTTAGAAGCTTTCAATGATATATGGCCTGTTCGATTGATATATCATGGTGTATCTCTAGGTGATGTTTGGATCCATAACGCATTAAAAACTGAAGAACCAGGCTCTGAATACATACCTTTTCACAAATTATCGCAATGGCTCACTTATTCTTTAGTAGAACCACTGGAACAAACCGGTATTCATGTCACTGATTTGAATGCGCTGACCGGCTTGCCTGAGTATCGAAATGGTGGTTTACTAATTGACACCGAACTATTAAAAGTAAGAAATCATGAAATTCTGGAGCAACCTCAAGACCCCGGCTCAGAACCCATAATTGAATGGCGTGCTTTAACCGTGGCCTTGCTCGATGAGTTAGCTTTATTAATCAGGCAACAGCTCAACATGAACGCGGAATCTCTTCCTTTAGCGAAAATACTGCAAGGAGGCACTTGGGAAGCAGGGCGACAGATTGCTCAAAGAAAAAGAATTAATGGTACACCCCCAATACAAATTATCAGTGATGGCACGGTATTTTAATAAGGAATAATAATGGACTTCAATCAAGTAATGGTTATAAATCATCCCCTCATTCAGCACAAACTCACCATAATGCGGAAAAAAGAAACCAGCACTGTAAAATTTCGAACACTGATGCACGAAGTAAGCATGCTATTAGCTTATGAAGTCACTCGGGATTTGGAAATAGAATATGAAGAAATAGAAACTCCCCTGGCTACTATGCAATCACCTGTTTTGAAAGGAAAAAAACTTGTTTTTGTCTCGATATTACGTGCGGGTAATGGTTTACTGGATGGCATGTTACAACTAGTTCCTACTGCCCGAATTGGTCATATAGGTCTCTACCGAGATCCTAAAACGCTCGAAGCAGTCGAATATTACTTCAAACTACCTGAACATACAGAAGACAGAGATGTGATTGTTGTTGACCCCATGCTGGCAACAGGAAATTCAGCCATTGCCGCGGTTAAAGAGGTCAAAGCCTTACATCCCAAATCAATTAAATTTCTTTGTTTACTGGCCGCTCCTGAAGGCATTTCCAATTTTCATGGAGAACATCCTGATGTCCCAATATTCACAGCAGCCATAGATGAGCAACTGAATGATCATGGATACATTGTTCCTGGTTTAGGAGATGCAGGCGACAGACTATACGGCACAAAATTAGCCCATTAATGTTGAATTATCCTTATTTCAGGGATACCAAATCAGCCATTAGTGAGCTGAAATAGTAATTAAGGTTGTCTTGCCCTTTCAGTAATGACTGCTTTCACCTTTTGACAAGGGCATGCTGAAAAATTACCACTAACTGTTCTGTGGACCCCTCTGAGTGTTTATGTGGGACAACAGATGTGATGTATCAAGATTCTGAAGAATTTTGGCAGGGAAATGCTAAGAAACAAACGCCAGCAAATATAATCTCTTGGCATAGCCCTTATTGCATAAAGTCATATCTACAGGACTTACGATAAACCCCAATTTCTTTGTTAAACAATGTTTTTAATACGGTCATTTAGTGTATCTAAACTCCCTCATTAAAAACATTTTTTGCCTCGACCTTGGAGTTTTTCGTAAGTCCTGATCTAATCACTCTACGAGGGAGCGAAGAATGTTAGAACTGAACGACAAAGAAAACGCAGTCATTAAGGCTATACATCATAATCATAAGAAACGACTTGAAAGCCAAATGATAACGCGTTTTGGGGTATATTTTGAGCAATCGAACCATCCTGAAAAATTATATTCCTGGATAGAAAAAATTGAAGACACACGTCTGCTAGCTAATCACTATCTGGATACTATCGCTCTAAGTCGAGCTCCAAGCACCATATCGTCATTGGAAAAGGAAACGGCTGGCTCTTCCTATTACATTGAAAAGGCAAAACTGCTTATTCCGGAATCTATAAGAAATTTTCTTTCTGAAATCAATTCTTCCAATGACAACACCTTATTCAATTTTGTAGCTGCCGAGGTCTTCTCTCTCGCTTTGGGCAAATCGATTACCGACCTGTTATTTGATTACTTCAATAATGAATTTTTAGGAGCACCAGAGAACGTTCAAAAAGAGTTTAATGAAAATCTGGAAAAACAAACTGAATTATCCAATTTGATAAAGAAAGAATGTGAGCGCATCTCCATAGAAATTATCAAATTATTTCATTTCAGAGAAATGCTGCTACTTGGAAAAATAAGCAAATCACCAATTGAGCCCAATTCCAGAGAGGAATTTATTGCCAAAGCAAAGATTACAAACCAATCTGGTGAATCCATTCATTTGGCTATCGAAATCTATTTTGCACGCGAATTAAGTCGTATTTTTAACTCGGGTTTTAAAGCACTTTATCAAGTCCATGATGTGGAAATTCAAAGCGAACATCAATCACCTCTGGTCAAATGGATCAATCAAATGTCAGAGTCTGAAAAGGTTCGATTGGCCTTTACTCAGGAAATCCAGTTGAAATTCATGCTCCTGGCAAAAGATTTTTTACTTGAAAAAATGAATCAGAAAGGAATACTCGCAAGATACCCTATTATTTTTTCACTCTTTGCGGGAGTCATTATTGCTCCAATAGTCGGTGTGACTATGAGTATTATTAGTGGCGGCACTTTTATATGGGCTATAGCAGCTCTGGCAGTGCTGGTTTTTGCTCTCTCTTGTATAGCAACTCACCTCCTAATCAATAAACTCAGCGTATTAACCTATCAACGCTCTTCGGATAACAGAGCTCATATTCAGCAATCTATCGACATGATCAATGGAGAATTTTTACGTTTGAAAAAAGAAAGTTTATTAAAAAAGGAAACAACCAGTGAAGTTATTGAAAATACAAGAGATTTTGAAAAGATCAACCGGAACTTTCATTTAGTCACGATTGGTAAAAAGGTAGCCAGAGGCTCAGTATCCGGATGGTTAAGAGAATATGCTTCTCGATACAGGCATAGTAAAGCCATCGAAATCGATTTGGGAGATGAATACAAAGAATTAATTACGCAAAGCAGGATACAAACTCAAGAACTCATTCATTCGATTAACAAGAAGAAACCCAAATTATTGATTAAATGGATTCACGATACCATGACTTATTTGCGGGATGAAAAAAATCAATCTGTGATTGAAGAATTTGAATTAATCCCCAAAATCAAAGAGCAAGTCCTTGAGATTGTCTGTCAACTCAACTACATCCCTCCTATGTTATTGCAATTCTATTCTAACTCCAGAGAGAAAGGCGGTCTTGGAGGCAATGAATCCGATTTTTCTCATATAAAACGTTTGAACCCCATCGATGCGCCAGATAAACCCAAGCATAACCCCTATCATTATCTCTGCGATACCGCTCTGAATCTGTTTAAAAAATATGAGCCTTTATATACTTCGACTTGTATTTTTTTAGGAGACCCTGAATACCGACAAATGTTAGGTATTGCCAGAAGAGATGCAGAGGAACCTGTAACAGCGGAAAACATCAATCGTTATCTTGATAACTCCTACACCTTTTTACTATCGCTTTGCCATAAAATCAAACCTGGATTAGGACTGGATCCCTTGCAACAATCAGCGCGCGTCACGGATGAATTCGTTCTCTACAGAATGCTGTTGCTAAAACAGCTTGCGGCAATTTCCGAATCTGACAGCAAAGAAATAAGCAATGAAATCAAATTCAAGATTAGGCTTTTTATTCAAAAATACTTTAATCAGGATACCAAAATTATTTTTGATGATCTTGAAAACCAAATGTTTTTGTTAAATAAGGAAGCTCCAAATTCCCATATCTATAAAAACAGCGATCATTTTGAGGTAATCGATACGGAGTTGGATAACATTTTTCAAGCCATCACGCTTGATATGGCTTATAACTCCAATAATTTCAGATTCATTGATATTCTTGATTATTTCATTAATAAATTTATTAAAGAACAGGACTCTCAGTCCGCAACAGTATTTGCATATGGAAAAGCCGAACAGGAAATCAATCCTCAAGGTACAAAATATTATCTTAAAACTCTTGCTCAATACTGTAACAATACGGCTGAATTTTTAAAAAGCGCTCAAACCAATAAAACACTGACGGCCACAAATCTTCTTGATTGTTATCGATACAATATCAGCTTGCAAGTTTGTAGAACACAAATTCGGATTATCTGTAGCATAAAGGAAATCAATAAGCTAAGAGTGACGAATGAGACTACTGAACAAATAGCCACTCTACTCAAGTCCTTTCAACAACTTACAGAATTTGCAAAAATCCATTGTTACTCATTAAAACCCGATTCCTCCTGTTATCGATTATTTAAACTGATTGAAAACAAAGCCATCGAATCCAATTTATCCAGAGACTGGATAAAACGACTTGATGCAAAGGACGCTCTCATTTACATGATGGATGATCTGCCTAATCAGTTAAGACTTTCTAGAGATTACAACGTTTCGAATTTATTTTTTAGTTCGACAAGGCAAAATAAAAGAGAAAAAATGGAACCCTCGGAAGAACTTATAGTGAGACCAACCTAAATTAATTCAGAGGTATTATTGGTAAATAAAAACTCGGTACCTTGGAACCTGGATGGCCAACACAAGGACATCCAGGTTTTTCTATGGCACTGTTAACAAAGTAGATTAAGTACTTTAAGGCATCTTAAGGCAAAAAAGAAAAGAACGTTGTATCACGTTTATCAAATCGTAATGTGAGGCGCTTATTTTCTTTAATTTTTCCAAAAAAGCGCTCAATAGCCGAACGGGTTTTATAACGTTCTTTATCTCGAACCCCAGGGCAAATAGCCCCTTTCTTGCGAGGAATAACTGCCGTTTTTCCAGTACTATTAATTTGACTTCTCACCTTGCCACAATCATAACCTTTATCAGCAATAATATATTGAATTCCTCGCCAGTCACTTTATTGCCAAAGAGAGTTAAATTCATTCATATCCACCTGATTACTTGCAGATAAGCACGCTCCATGTATTTTTCAGGAGAAAGGGCCACATGAATTTTAGTACCTACATCTTTACGACCACGACCTATAGATTGAGGTCTTTTTTTAGAAGCTCCAGAACCATGGCGATGAATGCCAATGTTAGTACTATCAACCCAGCTTTAGGGTACATTTAATTTATTGCAAAAAGTTTCCTTTTTATCACAATATCTACTTTGTTAACAGTGCCATAGGTGAACCAATCTTTGCGCAATATTGCCATTGTAATAAGTGTCGAGAACTTGCTTTATTGTCTGAAAATCATCAGGATAAAATAGATTATTCCTTTACCGCAGCTTATTTGACTCATAATTTCAGCATTGTATCTGGCGAAAATAATCTTGAGAGTCTCATTAGAGAAAATGCAAAATTATTGCTTTGTGCAACCTGCAAAAGCCTTATTTATGGGATTTTCCTTGATCCCACAAAGCAAGGCGGCATTGGTGTCAATGTTAACAATTTTAACTTCAACAAAAACACACCAGACTCATTTAAATCAGTAAGGCATATTTGATACGCCAATCGTATTATTTCAACGATACTCTGCCTAAATTTAAAGATGCTCCTAAAGACCAATTTGGTTCTGGAGAACTATTTGAGTGAGATCCCTTAAGAATTCACAAGTTCTTTCAACTCTTCAGGAACATTCTTATTATTAATTTCCATACGCTGCTCTTTGAAGAAACGACCACATTGATGTAACAAAGAAGGCACCTCCGTTTTTAGCCCAAGCTCTCTAATGTAATTACTCAATTCCATGGACTCTGAGATGTCTACTTCTTTGTTATTATCATCCACTAATATGATTTTTTGGATATTGGGAAATGCTGCCCTTAACATTTGACGTTGCTCTTTTGACATGTTCCTGATTTCACTAACATCCAGGCATATGGTTTGAATATGAGATA
Coding sequences within:
- a CDS encoding alpha/beta hydrolase family protein, with the translated sequence MSDISRGDIRVKGFTDSEMDFQLIRQLGSSSYSAASVGECLNIANAMKNEDPEEWVRQFERLAEWQKKDGLERMVKNHIISGREQLFKASNSFRAAEYYSPPSTEHHRKLGLNSADCFCTAISSMDIHFENHSIPYKNINLPCYFISPANDGEKRDTVMIVSGFDGTLEEEFLMRGLAAVERGYNVIHFAGPGQMDVFRKYPDTYFEPDFEQVVKRIINYFEFRQEINMAKLTLMGISFGGYFATRAASHEPRIKVLIANSPILDLHAYMCSFVKMDPCEMPDSEDFSIDDLPSIPNEVMSAQLKAQTEHLIRRFGQPTFKATFNYLRAFTVGDSLNHIKIPCLALLGSGEGGEPGKQFEQFCKITNSEHYEFSDFEGAGSHCQVGNVSYSNAVVYDWLDNL
- a CDS encoding GTP cyclohydrolase II gives rise to the protein MSPDDSKKKSKGHIVLSSHPARHTQAPLKIKWGEKNPKDRGPVIASLTNIKNRNAVGTHSGSYSVYRALAVAAGLLDPEHVPDLTDTMPPVDIGPHKQWSEAGKIVSLDPWGHLVASVFSEEIKAGYDIRPTIAVTRAHINIPELHIAMQKGRLKPDGKILSETGDVVVTKAAIEPVWYLPGIAERFQVSEALLRRTLFEQTAGMFPELVTRSDLDVFLPPIGGLTAYFFGDVTTIHNPEIELTCRIHDECNGSDVFGSDICTCRPYLVHGIELSIESAQKGGAGLIVYNRKEGRALGEVTKFLVYNARKRQKGGDTAAKYFERTECVAGVQDMRFQELMSDILHWLGITKIHRFVSMSNMKYDALLKSGINVIERVKIPDELIPPDARVEIDAKRAAGYYSPEGIIDINELAKSKGRALHE
- a CDS encoding URC4/urg3 family protein produces the protein MNNQEQQIQNVLNMLRDPHTIRAQSHRILNLAKQNQLKHFSLNPEKMTTTASYIVDIITSRYPELDIPYHSRWRHFEMDGLARVNKLRKQLEPISPSTWGKILYELVIISVFLDAGAGPLWRYKEAITEKEHSRSEGLALASLYLYESGAFSADPNNPFRVDAERLLDFKETDLIKGFQVTPTNLLEGIPGRVSLLNRLGEIIHRKRHYFNHQGRLGEFYTYVGSLQNNNILSATQLFQAVLEAFNDIWPVRLIYHGVSLGDVWIHNALKTEEPGSEYIPFHKLSQWLTYSLVEPLEQTGIHVTDLNALTGLPEYRNGGLLIDTELLKVRNHEILEQPQDPGSEPIIEWRALTVALLDELALLIRQQLNMNAESLPLAKILQGGTWEAGRQIAQRKRINGTPPIQIISDGTVF
- the upp gene encoding uracil phosphoribosyltransferase, translated to MDFNQVMVINHPLIQHKLTIMRKKETSTVKFRTLMHEVSMLLAYEVTRDLEIEYEEIETPLATMQSPVLKGKKLVFVSILRAGNGLLDGMLQLVPTARIGHIGLYRDPKTLEAVEYYFKLPEHTEDRDVIVVDPMLATGNSAIAAVKEVKALHPKSIKFLCLLAAPEGISNFHGEHPDVPIFTAAIDEQLNDHGYIVPGLGDAGDRLYGTKLAH